A single Panthera uncia isolate 11264 chromosome E2 unlocalized genomic scaffold, Puncia_PCG_1.0 HiC_scaffold_19, whole genome shotgun sequence DNA region contains:
- the ZNF146 gene encoding zinc finger protein OZF, whose protein sequence is MSHLSQQKICSGENPFACKVCGKVFSHKSNLTEHEHFHNREKPFECNECGKAFSQKQYVIKHQNTHTGEKLFECNECGKSFSQKENLLTHQKIHTGEKPFECKDCGKAFIQKSNLIRHQRTHTGEKPFVCKECGKTFSGKSNLTEHEKIHIGEKPFKCNECGTAFGQKKYLIKHQNIHTGEKPYECNECGKAFSQRTSLIVHVRIHSGDKPYECNVCGKAFSQSSSLTVHVRSHTGEKPYGCNECGKAFSQFSTLALHLRIHTGKKPYQCSECGKAFSQKSHHIRHQKIHTH, encoded by the coding sequence ATGTCACACCTCAGTCAGCAGAAAATTTGTAGTGGGGAAAACCCCTTTGCCTGTAAGGTATGTGGGAAAGTCTTCAGCCACAAATCAAATCTTACTGAGcatgaacattttcataataGAGAGAAACCTTTTGAATGTAacgaatgtggaaaagcctttagcCAGAAGCAATATGTTATTAAACATCAGAACACCCATACCGGAGAGAAGCTTTTTGAATGTAATGAGTGTGGAAAATCCTTCAGCCAGAAGGAAAACCTTCTCACCCATCAGAaaattcacactggagagaaaccttttGAGTGTAAGGATTGTGGGAAAGCTTTCATTCAGAAGTCAAACCTCATCAGACACcagagaactcacacaggagagaagcctTTTGTatgtaaggaatgtggaaaaACCTTCAGTGGCAAATCTAACCTTACCGAGCATGAGAAAATTCATATTGGGGAGAAACCCTTTAAATGTAATGAGTGTGGAACAGCTTTTGGCCAGAAGAAGTACCTCATAAAACATCAAAAcattcacactggagagaaaccctatgaatgtaatgaatgtggaaaagccttctcTCAAAGAACATCACTTATCGTACATGTGAGAATTCATTCAGGTGATAAACCTTACGAATGCAATGTATGTGGAAAAGCCTTCTCTCAAAGTTCATCTCTTACTGTGCATGTGAGAAGCCATACAGGTGAGAAACCCTATGgttgtaatgaatgtgggaaagctttctCTCAATTCTCAACCCTTGCTCTGCATCTGAGAATACACACAGGTAAGAAGCCTTATCAATgtagtgaatgtgggaaagcttttaGCCAGAAGTCACACCATATTAGACACCAGAAAATTCATACTCATTAA